A genomic region of Capra hircus breed San Clemente chromosome 21, ASM170441v1, whole genome shotgun sequence contains the following coding sequences:
- the FKBP3 gene encoding peptidyl-prolyl cis-trans isomerase FKBP3, whose product MAAAVPQRAWTVEQLRSEQLPKKDIIKFLQDHGSDSFLAEHKLLGNIKNVAKTANKDHLVTAYNHLFESKRFKGTESISKVSEQVKNVKLNEDKPKETKSEETLDEGPPKYTKSVLKKGDKTNFPKKGDVVHCWYTGTLQDGTVFDTNIQTSSKKKKNAKPLSFKVGIGKVIRGWDEALLTMSKGEKARLEIEPEWAYGKKGQPDAKIPPNAKLIFEVELVDID is encoded by the exons ATGGCGGCCGCCGTTCCGCAGCGGGCCTGGACCGTGGAGCAGCTGCGCAGCGAGCAGCTGCCCAAGAAGGACATTATCAAGTTTCTGCAGGATCACGGTTCAGATTCG tttctTGCAGAACATAAATTACTAGGTAACATTAAAAATGTGGCCAAGACAGCTAATAAGGACCATTTGGTTACAGCCTATAACCATCTTTTTGAAAGTAAG CGTTTCAAGGGTACTGAAAGTATAAGTAAAGTGTCTGAGCAGGTGAAAAATGTGAAGCTTAATGAAGATAAACCCAAAGAAACCAAGTCTGAAGAGACTCTGGATGAG ggtccaccaaaatatacaaaatctgttcttaaaaaaggagataaaaccaaCTTTCCCAAAAAGGGAGATGTTGTTCACTGCTGGTATACAGGAACACTACAAGACGGGACTGTTTTTGATACTAATATTCAAACGA gttcaaagaagaagaaaaatgccaAGCCTTTAAGTTTTAAGGTTGGGATAGGCAAAGTTATCAGAGGG TGGGATGAAGCACTCTTGACTatgagtaaaggagaaaaggctcGACTGGAGATTGAACCAGAATGGGCTTATGGAAAGAAAGGACAGCCTGATGCCAA AATTCCACCAAATGCAAAACTTATTTTTGAAGTGGAATTAGTGGATATTGACTGA